A stretch of the Streptomyces sp. NBC_01428 genome encodes the following:
- a CDS encoding glycosyltransferase, translating to MTPAAVAVVVPAHDEERRVQACLRSVRAAAAFVAPVPVVIVVAADACTDATAALAVHGGASVVPTWHRNVGAARAAGVNHALMLLADAGPDVWLAMTDADSTVPTTWIAHQLAWAHRGYDAVLGTIRLASTTVGALHVARHDADYFRTRRVTGTRSRWEHPHVHGANLGVSAAAYLRVGGFAPLPTGEDHDLAVRLSTTGHRIARTDRHPVHTATRLRGRAPGGLADLLTALRDPAAGGGDPARHRAGV from the coding sequence GTGACACCCGCCGCCGTCGCCGTCGTGGTCCCGGCACACGACGAGGAGCGCCGCGTCCAGGCCTGTCTGCGCAGCGTGCGCGCGGCCGCCGCCTTCGTGGCGCCGGTGCCCGTCGTGATCGTGGTGGCGGCGGACGCCTGCACGGACGCCACAGCGGCGCTCGCCGTCCACGGGGGAGCGAGTGTCGTCCCCACCTGGCACCGCAACGTCGGTGCCGCGAGGGCGGCGGGCGTCAACCACGCCCTCATGCTGCTGGCCGATGCCGGCCCGGACGTGTGGCTGGCCATGACGGACGCCGACAGCACCGTGCCGACCACGTGGATCGCCCACCAGCTCGCCTGGGCGCACCGGGGATACGACGCCGTCCTGGGGACCATCCGCCTCGCCTCCACCACGGTCGGTGCCCTCCATGTGGCCCGCCACGACGCCGACTACTTCCGTACCCGCCGTGTCACGGGGACGAGGTCGAGGTGGGAGCACCCGCATGTGCACGGGGCGAACCTGGGGGTCTCCGCCGCCGCCTACCTTCGGGTGGGCGGCTTCGCCCCGCTGCCCACCGGCGAGGACCACGACCTCGCGGTCCGGCTGTCGACGACAGGCCACCGCATCGCCCGCACCGACCGGCACCCCGTGCACACCGCGACCCGACTGCGGGGGCGGGCTCCGGGCGGCCTGGCGGACCTCTTGACGGCCCTGCGCGACCCGGCAGCCGGCGGGGGAGACCCCGCTCGGCACCGAGCCGGCGTCTGA
- a CDS encoding SAM-dependent methyltransferase, producing the protein MNTPASYFDDQYAGATDPWQLGERWYDRRKYDLTVAALPRRRYLRAFEPGCSVGVLTGLLASRCEQLLSTDRVASAVDATARRTAGLDHVTVRRMTVPDQWPEGVFDLIVLSELLYYFDSDTRTRLLRRSAESLGEGGHLVTVHWNHPVAEHTCTGRDIADRLDSLTGLSALARYDDPDFTLTVHEHRPGPGPVLSPARAEGLA; encoded by the coding sequence TTGAACACCCCGGCGAGCTATTTCGACGACCAGTACGCCGGGGCCACCGACCCGTGGCAACTCGGAGAGCGGTGGTACGACCGACGCAAGTACGACCTGACCGTGGCCGCGCTGCCCCGCCGCCGTTACCTGCGCGCCTTCGAGCCGGGCTGTTCGGTGGGTGTGCTGACCGGACTCCTCGCGTCCCGGTGCGAGCAGTTGCTGTCCACCGACCGCGTCGCCTCGGCCGTCGACGCGACGGCGCGCCGCACCGCCGGCCTGGACCACGTCACCGTGCGACGGATGACGGTGCCCGACCAGTGGCCGGAGGGCGTGTTCGACCTGATCGTGCTGTCGGAACTCCTCTACTACTTCGACAGCGACACGCGTACGCGGCTGCTCCGGCGGAGTGCGGAGAGCCTGGGTGAAGGCGGCCATCTGGTCACCGTCCACTGGAACCACCCGGTGGCCGAGCACACCTGCACGGGCCGTGACATCGCCGACCGGCTCGACTCCCTGACGGGCCTGAGCGCCCTCGCCCGTTACGACGACCCGGACTTCACCCTCACCGTCCACGAGCACCGGCCGGGCCCCGGCCCGGTGCTCTCACCGGCTCGCGCGGAAGGACTGGCGTGA
- a CDS encoding PIG-L deacetylase family protein: MSSPKTVDAERSAAAAAIDAQGTDEAEWLAAQLPDQLPHLALPEGPVVVVAAHPDDEVLGFGGAMAALLDAGATVHTVCLTDGEASHGMLPTPGREQLAARRRGELAAALGELGDLPFPVHAGFPDTGLDEYETRARTVIGEVLDDVGAAVCVAPWVGDLHSDHEAAGRAARDACGDRSTPVWFYPVWMWHWARPYDPRVPWERVSVLPLAEAAVDRKKAALARFTSQLEGRASGVGPVLPAQEIAHHTRTFETVIR, from the coding sequence ATGAGTTCGCCGAAGACCGTGGACGCCGAGAGGTCGGCCGCCGCCGCGGCCATCGACGCGCAGGGCACCGACGAGGCCGAATGGCTGGCGGCACAGCTGCCGGACCAGCTGCCCCACCTCGCTCTCCCGGAAGGTCCCGTCGTCGTCGTGGCCGCCCATCCGGACGACGAGGTGCTGGGGTTCGGTGGCGCGATGGCCGCTCTGCTCGATGCCGGTGCGACGGTCCACACGGTGTGCCTGACCGACGGGGAAGCCTCGCACGGCATGCTGCCGACGCCCGGCCGGGAACAGTTGGCCGCCCGCCGTCGCGGCGAGCTGGCCGCGGCCCTGGGCGAACTCGGTGACCTGCCCTTCCCCGTGCATGCCGGCTTCCCCGACACGGGTCTCGACGAGTACGAGACCAGGGCGCGGACCGTGATCGGCGAGGTACTGGACGACGTGGGGGCCGCCGTGTGTGTGGCGCCCTGGGTGGGCGACCTGCACAGCGACCACGAGGCCGCAGGCCGGGCCGCCCGGGATGCCTGCGGTGACCGTTCCACGCCGGTGTGGTTCTACCCGGTCTGGATGTGGCACTGGGCGCGTCCGTACGACCCTCGCGTTCCGTGGGAGCGCGTCTCTGTCCTCCCCCTGGCGGAGGCGGCGGTCGACCGCAAGAAGGCGGCCCTGGCACGGTTCACCAGCCAGCTCGAAGGCCGTGCCTCCGGAGTCGGGCCGGTGTTGCCGGCGCAGGAGATCGCCCACCACACCCGCACCTTCGAGACGGTGATCCGTTGA
- a CDS encoding acyl-CoA dehydrogenase family protein, which yields MTVTPPQIPDRLRTPEQRTANLFADFVEREAPSVPLPGRSTARRFAVLMALGRRDLSLARLAEGHLDAAAILHELGHPLPAAGERWGVWAARPPGPGTHATRTERGWTLSGVKPYCSGAHACTHALVTADAEDGYRLFAVALDHPGVRPVEGTWPAIGMAGSDSLEVSFTAVPARAVGPVEGYLERPGFQHGGIGVAACWLGGAHAVAAPLYERGAAGRLNAHAAAHLGAVDVLLHTADTMLRHAGEDIDADPLDVRNEARVRSMRVRALAEKVCTEVLDHVGRATGAGPLCHDERHARAVADLTVYVRQHHAEANLAELGRLITTDSAETTR from the coding sequence GTGACCGTCACGCCTCCCCAGATCCCCGATCGCCTCCGCACACCGGAACAGCGCACGGCGAACCTGTTCGCCGACTTCGTCGAGCGCGAGGCACCGAGCGTGCCCCTGCCGGGCCGGTCGACGGCACGGCGTTTCGCGGTACTCATGGCCCTGGGCCGTCGAGACCTCTCGCTCGCCCGGCTCGCGGAGGGGCACCTGGACGCCGCCGCGATCCTGCACGAACTGGGCCACCCCCTGCCCGCCGCGGGCGAGAGATGGGGCGTCTGGGCCGCACGCCCGCCAGGACCCGGTACCCATGCCACCCGCACCGAACGGGGGTGGACGCTGAGCGGCGTCAAGCCCTACTGCTCCGGTGCCCACGCCTGCACCCACGCCCTGGTGACAGCGGACGCCGAGGACGGCTATCGCCTTTTCGCCGTCGCCCTGGACCACCCCGGCGTCCGACCGGTGGAAGGGACCTGGCCCGCGATCGGCATGGCCGGCAGCGACAGCCTGGAGGTGTCCTTCACCGCCGTGCCCGCGCGAGCCGTCGGCCCGGTGGAGGGCTATCTGGAGCGGCCCGGATTCCAGCACGGAGGCATCGGCGTGGCGGCGTGCTGGCTGGGCGGCGCCCACGCCGTCGCGGCGCCCCTGTACGAGCGCGGCGCGGCGGGCAGGCTCAACGCGCACGCGGCCGCTCATCTCGGAGCCGTCGACGTCCTGCTGCACACGGCCGACACGATGCTGCGCCATGCGGGCGAGGACATCGACGCCGACCCCCTCGACGTCCGGAACGAGGCCCGTGTGCGCAGCATGCGCGTGCGAGCCCTCGCCGAAAAGGTGTGCACCGAGGTGCTGGACCACGTGGGGCGCGCCACGGGTGCCGGCCCGTTGTGCCACGACGAACGGCACGCTCGCGCGGTGGCGGACCTGACGGTCTACGTCCGTCAGCACCACGCCGAGGCGAACCTGGCCGAACTCGGCCGTCTGATCACGACGGACTCGGCGGAGACGACGCGATGA
- a CDS encoding aromatic acid exporter family protein, whose product MRMRRLGWELAATAGSLRRAFTSAGRERDACVQALKAAGAAVAAWAVVGAWWDAPMALMAPWTAVALVQGTVYRSVRTGIQQLALIAAGTFLAAGAAMITGNVMAAMALALPPAALLGIHNRFGDQGVYAPTTVIFALAYGTLSGEDMAHRLAETAVGAVIGISVNALLLPPVHLRGVEEALSAMAREHSSLLRMMADDLAAGYAEEDAARWRGRVAQISATLEGLRNARIWNRESYRFNPGQRMRRGFRDVPSIDHDAYWERFLDRTSAIVDNLAAAAGEERGLAQPPPARLMLARLLGAVADVCEWDRTRWGLHSDEADLARRDAAEDRAEQALARLKSGLADEEPETVVTVGALSASGQQLLRLLGGASGTPGVRS is encoded by the coding sequence ATGCGGATGCGCAGACTCGGCTGGGAGCTGGCGGCGACCGCCGGCTCCCTGCGCCGGGCGTTCACTTCGGCGGGCCGGGAGCGCGACGCCTGTGTGCAGGCGCTCAAGGCGGCGGGGGCGGCCGTCGCCGCGTGGGCGGTGGTCGGCGCCTGGTGGGACGCGCCGATGGCTCTGATGGCGCCCTGGACGGCCGTCGCTCTGGTCCAGGGCACGGTCTACCGCTCGGTGCGCACCGGCATCCAGCAGCTGGCGCTCATCGCGGCGGGCACCTTCCTGGCGGCCGGGGCCGCGATGATCACCGGCAACGTCATGGCGGCCATGGCCCTCGCTCTGCCACCGGCGGCCCTGCTCGGCATCCACAACCGCTTCGGCGACCAAGGGGTCTACGCCCCCACCACGGTGATCTTCGCCCTCGCGTACGGGACGCTCTCCGGAGAGGACATGGCGCATCGCCTCGCGGAGACGGCGGTGGGTGCCGTCATAGGCATCTCCGTGAACGCGCTGCTCCTGCCCCCGGTGCATCTGCGCGGTGTGGAGGAGGCGCTGTCCGCCATGGCGCGGGAGCACTCGTCCCTGCTCAGGATGATGGCGGACGACCTGGCGGCCGGATACGCGGAGGAGGACGCGGCCAGGTGGCGGGGCCGCGTGGCCCAGATCTCCGCGACGCTGGAGGGACTGCGCAACGCACGGATCTGGAACCGGGAGAGCTACCGTTTCAACCCGGGCCAGCGCATGCGCCGCGGCTTCCGGGACGTTCCGTCGATCGACCACGACGCGTACTGGGAAAGGTTCCTGGACCGGACCTCCGCGATCGTGGACAACCTCGCGGCGGCGGCGGGCGAGGAACGCGGGCTCGCCCAGCCACCGCCCGCGCGACTGATGCTGGCCCGGCTCCTCGGCGCTGTCGCCGACGTCTGCGAGTGGGACCGCACCCGGTGGGGGCTCCACAGCGACGAGGCGGACCTGGCACGGCGCGACGCCGCCGAGGACCGGGCCGAGCAGGCGCTGGCGCGTCTCAAGTCCGGGTTGGCCGACGAGGAGCCGGAGACAGTGGTGACGGTGGGCGCGCTGAGCGCGTCGGGGCAGCAGTTGTTGCGTCTGCTCGGCGGCGCGTCCGGCACGCCCGGGGTGCGGAGCTGA
- a CDS encoding ANTAR domain-containing protein, translating to MDDRVTELGNLRSDNTHLHETMRSGAVVDHAIAVVVALGQLAPEQAEHILQELARHTGIKLRHVAQLLIEWTRTGRLCADLRTELDRQLAGHTKSPQVGV from the coding sequence GTGGACGACCGCGTGACAGAGCTGGGGAATCTGCGGAGCGACAACACCCATCTCCACGAGACGATGCGCTCCGGCGCCGTGGTGGACCATGCCATCGCGGTCGTCGTGGCTCTCGGGCAGCTGGCGCCGGAACAGGCGGAGCACATTCTCCAGGAGCTCGCTCGGCACACCGGGATCAAGCTGCGTCACGTCGCGCAGTTGCTCATCGAGTGGACGCGTACCGGACGGCTGTGCGCCGACCTCCGTACGGAACTCGACCGGCAGCTCGCCGGACACACCAAGTCACCGCAGGTCGGCGTCTGA
- a CDS encoding plasmid stabilization protein, producing MPAGSSPKRERQYEHVKESAEKRGESTGRAKEIAARTVNKERARAGESETASRTSTRDKKSASQRGGERSHSGAQGPTRDQLYEEARKKGVEGRSSMNKQQLRKALGR from the coding sequence ATGCCGGCAGGTTCCAGTCCCAAGCGTGAGCGCCAGTACGAGCACGTCAAGGAGAGCGCGGAGAAGCGAGGCGAGTCCACCGGCCGGGCGAAGGAGATCGCCGCCCGGACGGTCAACAAGGAGCGTGCCAGGGCGGGCGAGTCCGAGACGGCGAGCAGGACGTCCACACGCGACAAGAAGTCCGCGTCGCAGCGTGGCGGCGAACGCTCGCACAGCGGCGCCCAGGGTCCCACGAGGGACCAGCTCTACGAAGAGGCCAGGAAGAAGGGCGTCGAAGGGCGCTCCTCGATGAACAAGCAGCAGCTGCGCAAGGCGCTGGGGCGCTGA
- a CDS encoding alpha/beta fold hydrolase encodes MFEGFETERIDVCEGSAFVRHGGSGPPVVLLHGHPRTSATWHKVAPLLVRAGHTVVCPDLRGYGRSRGPRFTEDHVGYSKRAVASDVVAVMRQLGHPRFALVGHDRGGSVALRLVLDHPDVVSRVVFADCLPLSEHLSRITAEFATQWWHWFFFAQPDIPERVITADPDGWYRGDPGVMGQENYDEWRQATRDPDVVRAMLEDYRAGLTVDRRHEEADRAAGARLTCPTLVLWSLRDDLEDLYGDPRAVWRRWADDVRGHGIDAGHHVAEQAPEALAAALIEFLGEEPRDPE; translated from the coding sequence ATGTTCGAGGGATTCGAGACGGAGCGGATCGACGTCTGCGAAGGGTCCGCCTTCGTCCGTCACGGCGGGAGCGGACCGCCGGTGGTGCTGCTGCACGGTCATCCCCGTACGTCGGCGACGTGGCACAAGGTGGCTCCGCTCCTCGTACGGGCCGGCCACACGGTGGTGTGCCCTGACCTGCGGGGCTACGGGCGCTCCAGGGGGCCGCGCTTCACGGAGGACCACGTGGGCTACTCCAAGCGTGCGGTCGCCTCGGACGTGGTGGCCGTCATGCGGCAGCTCGGGCACCCCCGGTTCGCGCTGGTCGGACACGACCGCGGCGGCAGCGTGGCGTTGCGTCTCGTGCTCGATCACCCCGATGTCGTGTCCCGGGTGGTCTTCGCGGACTGTCTGCCGCTGTCCGAGCATCTGTCCCGGATCACCGCCGAGTTCGCCACGCAGTGGTGGCACTGGTTCTTCTTCGCGCAGCCGGACATCCCCGAGCGCGTGATCACGGCAGACCCGGACGGCTGGTACCGGGGCGACCCCGGGGTGATGGGGCAGGAGAACTACGACGAGTGGCGGCAGGCCACACGCGATCCCGACGTGGTGCGGGCGATGCTCGAGGACTATCGCGCCGGTCTCACCGTCGACCGGCGGCACGAGGAGGCCGACAGGGCCGCCGGTGCCCGCCTCACCTGCCCGACGCTGGTCCTCTGGTCGCTTCGCGACGACTTGGAGGACCTCTACGGTGATCCCCGTGCTGTCTGGCGCCGGTGGGCCGACGATGTCCGCGGCCACGGCATCGACGCCGGGCATCACGTCGCCGAACAGGCACCCGAGGCGTTGGCCGCCGCACTGATCGAGTTCCTTGGGGAGGAGCCGCGCGATCCCGAGTAG
- a CDS encoding phytoene desaturase family protein translates to MLDAVVVGAGPNGLVAANLLADAGWSVEVLEAQSRPGGAVRSDRGVHPDYVSDMFSAFYPLAAASPVIRDMDLHAEGLRWAHAPSVLAHPLPGGRCAVLERSTEATAKGLDAFAEGDGAAWTRMCGTWDRISTQLLDALFTPFPPLRAGAGLARRLRGPAGLPLVRSLVLPASRLGEEEFRGEAGRLLLAGNALHADLAPEAAGSGGFGWLLCMLGQQYGFPVPVGGAGSLSAALVRRLERRGGIVRCGRPVREIVVRGGRAVGVRTESGEAIPVGRAVLADVSAPGLYGGLVDERHLPRRLLDSMRRFQWDFATFKIDWALSGPTPWNAAAAAGAGTVHLSDGVDEMTRFAAQLAAGRVPDRPFTLLGQMTTADVSRSPLGTESAWAYTHVPQTVVGDAGADGITGAWDEREQEAMADRVERQVERYAPGFRSLVRARRILAPPTLQAMDANLHGGAINGGTANLHQQLVFRPVPGTGRPETPVRGLYLASASAHPGGGVHGACGANAARAALHGSTATRHALASAQRLLSGARLRIERPQG, encoded by the coding sequence ATGTTGGACGCCGTGGTGGTCGGAGCCGGTCCCAACGGCCTGGTGGCCGCGAACCTCCTGGCCGACGCGGGATGGAGCGTCGAGGTGCTGGAAGCGCAGAGCCGGCCCGGGGGCGCCGTTCGCAGTGATCGCGGTGTGCATCCCGACTATGTGAGTGACATGTTCAGTGCGTTCTACCCCCTGGCGGCCGCGTCCCCGGTCATCCGGGACATGGACCTGCACGCGGAGGGACTGCGCTGGGCCCACGCCCCGTCCGTGCTCGCCCACCCACTCCCGGGCGGACGCTGTGCCGTTCTCGAACGCTCGACCGAGGCGACGGCGAAGGGGCTGGACGCCTTCGCCGAAGGGGACGGCGCCGCGTGGACGCGCATGTGCGGTACGTGGGACCGCATCAGCACCCAGCTTCTGGACGCCTTGTTCACTCCGTTTCCCCCGCTCAGGGCAGGGGCCGGCCTGGCGAGGCGGCTGCGTGGCCCGGCCGGCCTCCCCCTGGTCCGGTCCCTCGTGCTGCCCGCCAGCAGGCTCGGCGAGGAGGAGTTCCGCGGTGAGGCGGGACGTCTGCTGCTGGCGGGCAACGCACTGCACGCCGACCTGGCACCTGAGGCGGCCGGCAGCGGTGGCTTCGGATGGCTGCTGTGCATGCTCGGACAGCAGTACGGCTTTCCGGTTCCGGTCGGCGGAGCGGGAAGCCTCTCGGCCGCGCTCGTACGCCGGCTCGAACGGCGCGGCGGCATCGTGCGCTGCGGCCGGCCGGTGCGCGAGATCGTCGTGCGAGGCGGCCGGGCCGTGGGAGTGCGTACCGAGAGCGGTGAGGCGATCCCGGTCGGCCGCGCCGTGCTCGCGGACGTCTCGGCACCCGGCCTGTACGGCGGCCTGGTCGACGAACGGCACCTGCCGCGCCGCCTGCTCGACAGCATGCGCCGCTTCCAGTGGGACTTCGCCACATTCAAGATCGACTGGGCACTGAGCGGTCCGACCCCTTGGAACGCCGCCGCGGCGGCCGGTGCCGGCACCGTGCATCTGTCCGACGGGGTCGACGAGATGACGCGCTTCGCGGCCCAACTCGCAGCAGGCCGCGTGCCCGACCGGCCCTTCACGCTGCTCGGCCAGATGACGACGGCCGACGTCTCACGCTCCCCGCTGGGGACCGAAAGCGCCTGGGCGTACACGCATGTCCCGCAGACCGTGGTCGGCGACGCGGGCGCCGACGGCATCACCGGAGCCTGGGACGAGCGTGAACAGGAGGCGATGGCCGACCGGGTCGAACGCCAGGTGGAGCGGTACGCACCGGGATTCCGTTCACTCGTCCGCGCCCGCAGAATCCTCGCGCCTCCCACCCTTCAGGCCATGGACGCCAACCTGCACGGGGGCGCGATCAACGGCGGCACGGCCAACCTCCACCAACAACTCGTCTTCCGGCCGGTGCCGGGTACCGGCCGCCCCGAGACACCTGTGCGAGGGCTCTACCTCGCCTCGGCGTCGGCGCACCCGGGCGGGGGAGTCCACGGCGCCTGCGGAGCGAACGCGGCGCGCGCCGCGCTCCACGGCAGCACGGCCACCCGGCATGCACTGGCCTCCGCGCAACGGCTGCTCTCCGGCGCCCGACTCCGCATCGAACGGCCCCAGGGCTGA
- a CDS encoding SRPBCC family protein produces MAIRHQVIERSPETVWAVLEDPRLYAEWVVGTSESRPLDGRWPQVGSRLAYVLGRGRLAYEGRTVVRRMERLRWLELEADSGRLGTARIAIEVRTWGPHSLVLVDEHPLRGLGGALHTAPLEVLIQLRHRKMLARLAEVVERRPAPEASPQVRASEGLVRGA; encoded by the coding sequence GTGGCCATTCGGCACCAGGTGATCGAGCGGTCTCCCGAGACCGTATGGGCGGTCCTGGAGGATCCCCGGCTCTATGCCGAGTGGGTCGTCGGGACCTCGGAGTCGAGACCGCTGGACGGCCGGTGGCCGCAGGTCGGGTCGCGACTGGCGTACGTCCTCGGGCGCGGCCGCCTCGCGTACGAGGGGCGGACGGTCGTGCGCCGCATGGAGCGCCTGCGATGGCTGGAGCTCGAGGCCGACAGCGGCCGGCTCGGTACCGCACGTATCGCGATCGAGGTGCGCACATGGGGACCTCACTCGCTGGTCCTGGTGGACGAACACCCGCTGCGCGGCCTGGGCGGTGCCCTGCACACCGCTCCACTGGAGGTTCTCATCCAACTGCGCCACCGCAAGATGCTCGCCCGCCTCGCGGAGGTCGTGGAGCGTCGGCCGGCTCCCGAGGCCTCCCCCCAAGTGCGCGCGTCCGAGGGCCTCGTCCGCGGGGCATGA
- a CDS encoding STAS domain-containing protein — protein sequence MGQGDDVDSRMDLSVAGASGRTIVRVAGEVDYLTSPRLADELEDVLAGGAGWVDVEFTDVSFCDCAALGVLIRARQKAQAAGARLRLRGSFQPSVSRLLAVMELTSVLTVPNSR from the coding sequence ATGGGCCAGGGAGACGATGTCGACTCGCGGATGGATCTGTCCGTCGCAGGGGCGAGCGGCAGGACGATCGTGCGCGTGGCGGGTGAGGTCGACTACCTGACCTCGCCCCGCCTCGCGGACGAGTTGGAGGACGTACTGGCGGGCGGCGCCGGGTGGGTGGACGTCGAGTTCACCGACGTCTCGTTCTGCGACTGCGCCGCGCTGGGCGTTCTCATACGGGCCCGACAGAAGGCGCAGGCGGCCGGCGCGCGACTTCGTCTGCGCGGGTCCTTCCAGCCGAGCGTGAGCCGCCTGCTGGCGGTGATGGAACTGACGTCCGTACTCACGGTGCCGAACAGCCGTTGA
- a CDS encoding DNA polymerase Y family protein, translating into MHVRCPDRLPEDAYRQVLEQMAELSPVVQALPPTAALAELKGALRYHGADAVRLGEMLRVRTISRLGVDIRVGIGSSITVAATASGQVPRPGGVLAVPPDRVTDWLGPLPVEALHGIGPRQAQALRDYGVHSVGLLATVPPATAQRLLGGRAGRQAADRARGVDPRPVVPRALPATASVHRAFPRHTLDGAAVRAALLDLVVTLAVQLRGGGRAARGLTLALRFAGGTTWEKSRRLPEASAHDDDLRTMAYRLIDAAGLQRGRITAITLKADDLVSADQVAEQISLDEVRETRLVAEEVSDRIRAKFGPDAIRPATTLLRVS; encoded by the coding sequence ATGCATGTGCGCTGCCCGGACCGGTTGCCGGAGGACGCTTACCGGCAGGTGCTCGAACAGATGGCGGAGCTGTCGCCGGTCGTGCAGGCGCTGCCTCCAACAGCAGCCCTGGCGGAACTCAAGGGTGCGTTGCGCTACCACGGTGCGGACGCTGTCCGGCTGGGGGAGATGCTGCGCGTACGGACCATCTCCCGGCTGGGCGTCGACATACGGGTCGGGATCGGGTCGTCCATCACGGTCGCGGCCACCGCTTCCGGACAGGTCCCCCGCCCGGGTGGTGTCCTCGCCGTGCCCCCGGACCGGGTCACGGACTGGCTCGGACCGCTGCCCGTCGAAGCCCTGCACGGCATCGGACCCCGCCAGGCCCAGGCGTTGCGCGACTACGGCGTCCACAGCGTCGGCCTGCTGGCCACCGTCCCGCCGGCCACCGCGCAGCGACTTCTCGGCGGCCGGGCAGGACGGCAGGCCGCCGACCGTGCCCGGGGCGTCGACCCCCGCCCTGTCGTCCCGCGGGCGCTGCCCGCGACCGCGAGCGTCCACCGTGCCTTCCCCCGGCACACCCTGGACGGTGCCGCCGTCCGCGCGGCCCTCCTCGACCTCGTCGTCACCCTCGCTGTCCAGCTGCGCGGCGGTGGCCGGGCCGCTCGGGGTCTGACCCTGGCGCTGCGCTTCGCCGGCGGCACCACCTGGGAGAAGTCCCGGCGGCTTCCGGAGGCCTCCGCCCACGACGACGACCTCCGCACGATGGCGTACCGGCTCATCGACGCCGCGGGGCTTCAGCGCGGCCGGATCACCGCGATCACGCTGAAGGCCGACGACCTCGTCTCTGCCGACCAGGTGGCCGAGCAGATCAGCCTCGACGAGGTGCGCGAGACCCGCCTCGTGGCCGAGGAGGTCAGCGACCGCATCCGTGCCAAGTTCGGGCCCGACGCGATCCGCCCGGCCACCACTCTCCTGCGCGTCTCCTGA
- a CDS encoding DUF6233 domain-containing protein, which produces MFDDLPPDLARLLTLRVWHAMWLQRIDAKIAALRKREAEQEQGRTNRPAEPDWIVELGIGNGRPPIEVHAGDCYAAGKRRRAVPRDEARRLLSSGVRACAHCKPDAHLRILE; this is translated from the coding sequence ATGTTCGATGACCTGCCGCCTGACCTGGCGCGACTGCTCACCCTGCGGGTGTGGCACGCCATGTGGCTGCAGCGCATCGACGCCAAGATCGCCGCGCTCCGGAAACGGGAGGCCGAACAGGAGCAGGGCCGTACGAACCGGCCGGCGGAGCCGGACTGGATCGTCGAACTCGGCATCGGCAACGGACGCCCGCCCATCGAGGTGCACGCGGGCGACTGCTACGCCGCCGGCAAACGACGGCGGGCCGTCCCCCGGGACGAAGCGCGCCGGCTTCTCTCGTCGGGCGTCCGCGCCTGCGCCCACTGCAAGCCCGATGCCCATCTGCGGATCCTCGAATGA
- the ku gene encoding non-homologous end joining protein Ku: MPRTVWSGAISFGLVTVPIQVVSATEDHSIRFHQVHLEDMSRVRVRKVCEIEDREVAQSEIGKGYQWGKDTIIPVLDEELRELPLPTAKAIEIEAFVPLDSIDPIQIGDGYYLQPSGQVAAKPYKLLRQALERSSKVAVAKYAWSGRERLGLLRVRDNVIVLHSMRWPDEVRDPSSLAPEAVELTEDEIAGAEQLIARMTRDDLDGPEFVDRYNDAVAEVIKAKREGVEPPEAPEEAKPAGKVVDLMAALKESVAKARESRGEDATVHDLPKKKNTAKTASKTAKKQPAKKVAKKTAAKKTTSARKSRSA, encoded by the coding sequence ATGCCCCGAACCGTATGGTCCGGCGCCATCTCGTTCGGCCTGGTCACCGTGCCGATCCAGGTGGTCAGCGCGACCGAGGACCACTCGATCCGGTTCCACCAGGTCCATCTGGAGGACATGTCCCGGGTGCGCGTGCGGAAGGTCTGCGAGATCGAGGACCGCGAGGTCGCCCAGTCCGAGATCGGCAAGGGCTACCAGTGGGGCAAGGACACGATCATCCCCGTACTCGACGAGGAGCTGCGGGAGTTGCCGCTCCCCACGGCGAAGGCCATCGAGATCGAGGCCTTCGTGCCTCTCGACTCGATCGACCCGATCCAGATCGGCGACGGCTACTACCTCCAGCCGTCCGGACAGGTCGCCGCCAAGCCGTACAAGCTGCTCCGCCAGGCCCTGGAACGGTCCTCGAAGGTCGCCGTCGCCAAGTACGCGTGGTCCGGCCGCGAACGTCTGGGCCTGCTGCGGGTCCGCGACAACGTGATCGTCCTGCACTCCATGCGCTGGCCCGACGAGGTCCGCGACCCGTCCTCCCTGGCCCCCGAGGCGGTGGAACTCACCGAGGACGAGATCGCCGGAGCCGAACAGCTCATCGCCCGTATGACACGGGACGACCTGGACGGCCCCGAGTTCGTCGACCGGTACAACGACGCCGTCGCCGAGGTGATCAAAGCCAAGCGCGAGGGCGTCGAGCCCCCCGAGGCCCCGGAGGAGGCCAAGCCGGCCGGGAAGGTCGTGGATCTGATGGCCGCGCTCAAGGAGTCGGTGGCCAAGGCCAGGGAATCGCGGGGCGAGGACGCGACCGTCCACGATCTGCCCAAGAAGAAGAACACCGCCAAGACCGCCAGCAAGACGGCAAAGAAGCAGCCCGCCAAGAAGGTGGCGAAGAAGACGGCGGCGAAGAAGACCACGTCGGCACGGAAGTCCCGAAGCGCCTGA